One window from the genome of Deltaproteobacteria bacterium encodes:
- the prmC gene encoding peptide chain release factor N(5)-glutamine methyltransferase, with amino-acid sequence MSRATTTKARIRSAEVRLREAATVAEAVGAAEELLEAGGVDGREALLAASHLTGVKPAELRLRMGGLRAAPRLPAALASVVERRVGRREPLQYILGEQEFRGLALAVTPDVLIPRPETELVVDEALRALGVMEERAPWDGDGPAVLDLCTGSGAIAVAMALERPDARVVAADISEPALAVARSNAERHGVADRLEFVAGDLFDALDDAAFAGPFDLVVSNPPYVASADIEGLDPELFHEPRIALDGGPDGLRFIGRIAREAAPRLRRGAAVVVEIGYGQGGDVEHIFRAAGRYGAFALRRDYAGIERIATAWLGGE; translated from the coding sequence GTGTCGAGGGCGACGACGACAAAGGCGAGGATACGGTCGGCTGAGGTGCGCCTTCGGGAGGCGGCCACGGTGGCCGAGGCCGTCGGGGCGGCCGAAGAGCTGCTCGAGGCGGGCGGCGTGGACGGCAGGGAGGCCTTGCTGGCGGCTTCGCACCTTACGGGCGTGAAGCCGGCCGAGCTCAGGCTGCGCATGGGCGGGCTCAGGGCCGCTCCGCGGCTTCCGGCGGCGCTGGCCTCGGTGGTGGAGCGGCGCGTCGGGCGGCGCGAGCCGCTCCAGTACATACTGGGCGAGCAGGAGTTCCGCGGCCTTGCCCTCGCGGTCACCCCCGACGTGCTCATCCCGAGGCCCGAGACCGAGCTCGTCGTAGACGAGGCGCTGCGGGCGCTCGGCGTCATGGAGGAGCGGGCGCCGTGGGACGGCGACGGTCCGGCGGTGCTCGATCTCTGCACCGGCAGCGGCGCCATAGCCGTGGCCATGGCCCTGGAGCGGCCGGACGCAAGGGTCGTCGCCGCCGACATATCGGAGCCGGCGCTCGCCGTTGCCCGCAGCAACGCGGAGCGCCACGGCGTGGCCGACCGCCTGGAGTTCGTGGCCGGCGACCTCTTCGACGCCCTCGACGACGCCGCCTTTGCCGGTCCCTTCGACCTCGTGGTCTCGAACCCCCCCTACGTGGCATCGGCCGATATCGAGGGGCTCGACCCCGAGCTCTTCCATGAGCCGAGGATCGCCCTCGACGGCGGTCCCGACGGCCTCCGCTTCATCGGGCGCATCGCCCGCGAGGCCGCGCCGCGGCTGCGCCGCGGCGCGGCCGTGGTGGTCGAGATAGGCTACGGCCAGGGCGGCGACGTGGAGCATATCTTCAGGGCCGCGGGACGCTACGGGGCGTTCGCGCTCAGACGCGACTACGCCGGCATCGAACGCATAGCCACCGCATGGCTCGGCGGGGAATAG